ATTCGCCCTTCAGTGTCGATATCACCACTTAATGTAAGAGCAAAAATTGCCCCAACCACTGCAGCTATAATTTTAAAAAGCCATGGTAGGCCCTTGATGCTTAATGGGTCATTCATAGACCACTCCTAATTTTTGGCAATAAAAAAGCACCCGAAGGTGCCATTCACTTAATTTTTTGTCAGTTATGCGGTTTATGAAATTTCTTGCACACCCAAATCATCGCTACGGATAGCATCATCTGGTAGGTATTTATAACATCACACAGAAGTATGGAAAGAAATACGCACAGGTACTGGCTGGCCATGCAACTGTGAAGATGACGGATCACTATTTAGAAGGACATTAAGCGCCAAAACCAGAGCGGATTAGCTACCGTTAGTCATGCCAATAAGCTGATGCTTTCATTACATGGATCATCAGCTTTGGTACATTAACCCAATTTTAAATGTTATTCCTAAGTAGAAATGTCCTACCTAATAACCAAATAGAAATGTCCTATATGGACATTTCCAAGTCAAGCACAGGATTTAGATTTCGTTCTTGAATTGCTGTTTTCTGTGCACGTCTGCTTGGCATCTTTTGAGAACGATTACGTTTGTTTTGCTGTTCCAGTTCTTCATGCTGTTGTTGGATATGATTCAGAACAGCACCCAACCGTTTATTCTCAACAATCTCTCGCTGATTCAGCTGACTTAATTTATCGAAGAGGCTGTAATTGATCTTTCGGCTATTATGCATGATGGCTACAGTACCATCCGGGTATTCAAGGAACTCAAGATACTTACCGATCAACCTTTGATTTTCTTCGGTGTTTTCCAGGAGATATACGCATTTATCATAAGTAATCGTCAGACTATTCGTGACTCTGCGGGGTTCACGCCAAGTAAAAATATCATCTAATTCTTCGGCTGTTTCAGTGATAGACCGATGTAGATTCTTAGGATTAAAAGCCATCTTGGCGAACTTCTGATTGAACTCCTCAATGAAGCAGGGTAGCCAGACATTAGCTTGCTCAATCGAACAGATGCCTTTCAGGCGCATCTCCTTGATCAGACGGTCCTGAAGGGTTCTGTTGGCCCGTTCCACACGGCCTTTGGCCTGCGGTGAATTAGCGAAGATGATATCGATATTCAGGGTGCTGAGTACACGTCCAAACTGGGTAATCTTGGTGTCTTTCTTGCTGCTTTGATTCACTCTAAAGACTGAATGTTTGTCGCTGTAAAACGCTAAAGGCTTACCGTGCTGTTCGACATATAAGCGTGTTGAAATCATATAGTCAAAGGTTGATTCTGACTCACAGAAGCGTAAATGCTGCAATTTTCCTGTAGCATCATCGATAAACACCAGCAGACAGCATTTAGCAGCGCGTCCTTCAAACCAGTCATGGTGTGAGCCATCAATTTGGATCAGTTCACCAAAGCAATCCCGGTTGTAACGAGGCTGATACGGTCGTTTCAGGCGCTTGGATCTAGGCATCCATAAGTCAGCTGCAATCATCCAAGAACGCAGGGTTTCTACTGAAAGATCGAATCCATGTACGGTGGTAAGCTTTTCATGCGCTAAAGTGGGTCCGAAACCATGCAGTTGGTCAGAAACAATATTGAGGCACTTGAGTCTGAGTTCTTCAGGAAGTTTAGAATTGCTGATTTGGCCACGACCGGCATGGGCTAATGCAGATGGACCTTGAGCTTTGTATTTCTGCAGTAAGCGTCTGATCTGACGTTCTGAAATATGAAGTAGCTGAGCAGCCTGGGATTGAGTTATGCGTTGATCGCAGATTTCCTGCAAGACCGACAATCGTTTAAGTTCTTTATCCGACATAGACACCAACATATCAAACCGTCCGCTAAGGAAATTGCAGAAGTGCATATTCTAAAAGCGGACATTTTTACTTTGGAGAAACCGGACATTTCTATTTTGGAGTTACATTAAAAATTCGTATAATCGCCATTATGTTAAATGACCTCGCTCTTCTGGAGGTAAATAAATTAAGAAACCTTCAATAATTTGATCACTATATTCGTCTGAATATGCTGTTCTATAATTTGTTTCTATTTCAACGGGAATAAGTTCCCCTGCTTTATCACAATCTTCTTTATATTCAAGATAATGTTTATCACCCCAAAAATAAAAATTATATTGATCTCTGACAGAATCTAACCTATCTCCTATGCCTAGTAGCCCTAATAGTTTTCCTTGATATCCCTGACCAGCATAAATGAATTCTAGCCTTTGGGTACTAGAATTGAATGTTAGAGTGATGATCTTATTCCAATAACAATATATTTCATTGATAGAATCACCCCAAGGTAAAATCTCATTTCGATGTAAAATTAGCCACTTATCTCTTTCGGAGTACGTGCTTTCTAATTCAGTATAATCATTAATAATCTGATATTTTGAATTAGCCTTAAAACGTTCGAAATCTAATCCTAATGTGATATCAGCAATAGATTTTGTTGGAATAATTTCAGCTTCTAAATTGGGGATCAATTGCTCATACCTTACAAAGAATTAGTTTTCAAAAATATAGATGTCCAATTAGTTATTGATTTAGCTACCGTTAGTCATCGTTTTTAAATTTAAATAGGCGAGTTTTCCACATTGGGGAATTACGCCATTCCCCGAAGAGACCCCGAAAGTTCTCCGAAAACAAAAAGCCCACTTTTGAAGTGGGCTTTAAGTTACTGAATTAACAGCTATATTTGGTAGGCATATCCAGACTCGAACTGGAGACCTCTACGATGTCAACGTAGCGCTCTAACCAACTGAGCTATACGCCTATATGCCACGCATCATATTCAGTTTTTTTCACTTAGACAAGAACTTTCTTTTATCTTTCAATACAGATGCACAAGTTTTAAGCATTCGTTTAAATTGTTGAATATTTTTTGAATTCAACGTATTGGAATAACGCATTTGTTGATAAAAAGCAGCCGCCCGCTTAAATAAAACTTGCTGCTCAGGCTTAACCTCTCGAGCTAAGCGCAACAACCATTGATTTACCGTTTCGGCATTTTGCTTACGCTGCTCTGCGGTTAAGCATTTAGAAAAATGCAGAATCGCAAGATCATATTCAGAAATCTGAGCACGTTTACGCCAAAATATAACCCACCAGTACAGTAAAACTAATCCACCAATGCTAATCATAATCAGCAATACCAATGAATAACTGGATTGAAGTCCCAATTTTTGCAACCAACCTCGTTGAGTCTCTGCATTGTAGCCAACTACCTTACTTTGCCATTGGTAGCTTGCGTAATCACTCCAAATCCGCATTTTGTTGAACACCGAATAGCGCTGCGCATTCCATCCACTGCTCTCCCCCCAAACACTGACATCTTGGATCATTAAATCTTGCATCCCTTGTTCAATACGCTGTGGTGCAATCATCGCTGTTGGGTCATAGCGTTTCCAGCGCCCACCCACAAAGACCTCCGTCCATGCATGCGCATCTAACTGTCGAACTTCCCAACTTTTTTCATCTGGTGAAGGCTGACCACCTTGATACCCAACCACAATACGCGCTGGAATTCCCACATAACGCATCAACATCGCAAAACTAGAGGCATAATGTTCACAAAACCCTTGTTTGGACTGAAACAAAAACTCATCAATACGATTCTGTCCCAACAAGCCTGGTTGCAAGGTATAGCTAAAGCCATTGTTGCGGTACCATTGCAAAACATTTTGGATATAACGGTTTGGATTGGCATTACTTTGTTTAAAGAGTTGTTGTGCAAATTGTTGTGCTTTCAGATCTATTTGCTCAGGCGCTTTTAAGTTAATACTTCGTTGCACATTGGATAGTTTAGTTTGAGTAAGTTGGACATTTCCCATCCATTGTAGTGAAATCGGCTCTACACGCTGTACTTGACGATAAGCCTGAATACTCCAATCCTGACGTAGCTGATAACGTCGCTCTAAAGGTTGTGAATATTCCAATCCCATGATCCAAGGAATCGCGGCATCAGCGGGTAAATATTGATAGTTCCATTTTTTAGATGCAGATATTTGGCCTAGCGTCTCATTTGCAATACTTTGCTGATTGATAAAACTACTGGTCCACTTTTGACCATCATACTGATCTAAGACCATCGCACGCCAGTAAAGCTCAGAACGCTTTGGGAGCTGACTAACATCGCCAATAATACGAAAAGCCAAATGACTCGACTGAGATAATTGTGCAATATCACCAGGTGACATACTGTCGCTCATGCCTGTCACTGCTTTATTTTCAGGAATTGGAATATGCCAAAGTGGGGGTAAGCGTGGAAAAAACATAAACAACAGCACAAAAAAAGGCAGTGCGAGACCTACAAATTTAATGACGTGTTTTGCATCTTGCTTTAAAGCCAAACTACTCGAATTTTGAGATACGAAAAAACTGGTTTGCACTCGATACAGCCCCAACAAACAACTCAATAAACAGAGCAAAACCATCACTGCTGTCATAAATGACTGACTATGCAGAAACATACTCGCCGCAACAAATAAAGCAAAGTTAAACAAAATAATCACATCACGCTGCGTTTTTGTTTCTAAGGCTTTCGCAAAGAGAAAGATGCTTAAAACGGCTACACCCGCTTCCACCCCTAAAAAGCTTTGATAGCTCCAAAAAGTGACCGCTAGACTAGCAAGGGTTAAAATGTAAATTGCCCATTTCGGGAAATGGTTGCCCATAGGTTTCATGAAATACCATAGACAACCGATACAAATGGCGAAAATGACACTCAATAGCACAGGGCTAAAACTTAGTTGTGTACCCCAGATTAAAATCAGTGTCAGTACAATGGCAATACGAATAGAAGAATGCATATTTCTCTCCTATGCCTGTGCCAAAAGCAGTTGAGCTTGAAGATAATGTTCTCGCCCGATCCCTTTGGCCAGTTCAGTATGAGGTAAATACAGGGCATAGGCGTACTGCAACTGCTCACATTGTTCAACCAAGCCCATCATCAAACTTAACTTTTCTTCATGCGAAGGGCTCGGCATATGTGCATAGTGGATTTCTAAACTGTGCTGATCCTGATGTTGTTCAAAGACTTTAATAAATAAACCGTGTCCTTGCGCCACTTGTTTCCATGAAACTGCCTGTAACGAGTCGCCCTCTTTAAAATTTCGCAATTCTCGAAATTCATCCATGTCCGGTTCAAAACTGTGCTGTTGCTGTTTATTTTCTGCCACTAAAGACTTAGCTTTAGGAGCAATCCACAGGGTTTTCTGAATGAAGAAATAACTCCAAGCGCGAACGAGACCAAATGGGTAAGTCGAATAGATTTTAATCTCTGGAAAACTGAACTGGCCGCGCTCTTTTGGAAAAAAATTTAAATCGACCACCTGATGGCTATCATGAATAAACAACTGTTCTATATGATCAGCATAAGCGAGCCAAAGGTATCGAGGCTGTGAAGAATACTGTTTGAAATGCATTTGTAATTGCAATGTACTCTCAACCTGCCCTATTTCAGGTAAAACCAGATCAATACTAAGACCATGCAACTGCTTAAAAGTTAAATAAAAACTCATACACAGCACAGCGCTGATTAAGAAACAAAACGCTAAAATTAAGTTATTGGCATAATTCACCCCTGCAATAAAGGTGATGAAAATCAGCACCACATACAGATATCCTTGCTGATAAATAAATACCAGTACATCTTTTTGGGTCAGTTGTTTTTCAGCTTTGAATTGAAAGCGTTTATTTATCCAGTTTTGCCATAGCATGTGTCAGCTCATCCTATCAGCGAACTTTGACTTGCTTCATGAGCTGCTCAGTTTCAGTTTCACCCAGTCCAATACGATGCGCGGTCACTGCGACAAATACAGCTTGTACATCATCGGGTGTAACAAATGCACGTGCTTTAACTAGAGCATAGGCTTGTGCTGCTTTCTTCAAAGCCAGTACGCCACGTGTAGATAAACCATGTCGACCTTTACGGGTCTCAGCCGCCAGATCTAAAATATAGTCCAAGACTTCCTCACATAAATAAATCTGTGACACCAAAGTTTGTAAAGCAAGAATGTCTTGTTCGGAAAATACGGTCATCAACTGCTGAATCAAGTCATGACGGGATTGTTGCTGCAATAAAGCCTTTTCTGCCTGACGTGATGGATAACCCAAAGATAAACGCATAAGAAAACGGTCGAGCTGTGACTCTGGTAATGCATAGGTTCCACTTTGAAAAAGTGGGTTTTGCGTTGCAATCACCCAGAAAGGTTGCGGTAGCACATAACGACTTGCATCAATTGTCACTACACCCTCTTCCATTGCCTCTAAGAGTGCACTTTGCGTTTTCGGACTACAGCGGTTAATTTCATCTGCGAGTAAAATTTGAGTAAAAATTGGCCCTTGCTTAAACTCAAACAGATGTTCTTTTTGGTTAAACATATTCACCCCAATCACATCACTTGCCAACATGTCATTGGTAAACTGAATTCGTTTAAATTGAAGACCAGCCAAATGTGCCAAGCTACTGGCCAGCGTAGTTTTGCCTAAACCGGGCAGGTCTTCAAACAAGATATGCCCACCTGCTAAAAGGCTACATAAAGCCAATTGGGTTTGTTGATTTTTATCTAAAACGATTTGATTAACTTGATTGAGAAATTCTTGGATTTTTGGATAAAAAACACTTAACTGTGATTCATCGAGCATGCTATGTTGCTGCGTTTCTACCGTTTTTTCTTTTCCCCAAAACACCTTATTCTCCCCAATCAAAATATAAATCAAGGTTTAACATACAGGTTTTTCAACCATACTCAAAGACGATCCTTATAAATCTTCAATGATTTGCGTATGAATAACTCCCCCCATCTCAAGCTATTGTTTTGCTGCAGATTTCAAGAGATCATTTAAAGCATCTGCACTCATTGAAAATGAAGGAGATGATTTCTCTGCTTGCTTAATCAATTCTATGAGTCGCGCATTGATTGGAGCTTGTCTACCACATTGTTCTGCGAGTTTTAAAACCTCACCATTAATCCAGTCGACTTCTGTGGGGCGACCTGCAATTAAATCATCTTGCATAGACGACCGTGCCAATGGATCGATTGCCAACATTTTACGACTTAATACTTTAAATAATGAATTGGGTAAACTCAGCAATTTGGGAATCAAATGGGTTGGAACTGCTGTTAACTTTGCAGGCTTAATTTTTGCACAATCAAGCAACTCTAAAGCTTCCTGCTGCGCCATTGCCACACATTGGCGATATTTACGAATCGACAATTGCTCCTTTAACGGTTTTTTTGACAATGCATTAATTGAATTATTTAAATTAAGTAAAAGTTTGGCCCACTGCACACCCAGCATGTCTTTTTCAAAAACAATCTCTAAACCTGCTTTTTGAAATGCATTCTCAAGCAATTTTTGATTTGGATATTGCTTAACACTTAAGGCACCTGACGTACCTTGATGATAATGCCCAGCTTCTTGTGTGGCGACGTTAAAAGGAACCATTCCCTCTAAAATCATCGGCCCTTGCAAAACCCTTTTTAAAATAGGGACATTATTTAAGCCATTTTGAAAGCTGATGATCAGGGGGGTTTTAGCCCCTAGATATTCTTTAAGTTCATGTGCAACTTGTTCGGTTGCCGCTGATTTCACACAAATAAAAATAACATCGGCGTCCACAGCATGAGTAGGATCGGTCGTTAATTTGAGTTGATGAGGTGCAAGTTTGATCTTTTTGCCTAAATAATCCGTTAAGACTAAGCCAAATTGGGAAAGCTCTGTTTGAATACGTGGACGCGTGATAAAAGTAACATCACTACCTGCAGCAACCAAACTTCCGCCTAAATAACACCCAATACTTCCAGCACCATAAATATATATTTTCATTCCATTTCCTTTTGCAAACTTCCAGTATTTTTAAGAGCTATAACAATCAAAAGCTGTCCGATATATGACATGAACCTTTTATGCCTCACACTCCGTGTTCGTTATGATTTAATCTACAATGCAGCAACATGCTTCATGCAAAAAGTACACTGTCGAATCTAACACGTGTCTCCTCATCGCATTGAATATTTTCACTCGATTTTTCACAAAAAAACGGCACCGAAGTGCCGTCTTTCAATTGATTAATTACATTAACAAGGGCACTTTTTCATGCCATTCGTTGCAGATGGATAACGCGCATCCACACAGTGACGATAAAAAGTTTTAGCATCCATCGCTTCCAGATCAGGATGGTGCTTTTTCATATGTTCCAAATAGTTGGGATAGTCTGGCACTCCCACCATCAAGCGAAAACTTTGCTGCAAACGTTGCCACAGCGTCGCAATTCGAGACCAATTTTTAGGGTTCAGAATCAAATCCTTCTGCGACATCACGGTCATTTTGATGATTTTATAAATCATCGTCTTTCCACTTTTAGCAAATTTTAGATTCATCTGACTCTCCTTAATGTCCTGCTTTTGATGGCTGAATGTCTTCAGGATCACGATAAATGGCTTCTGCTTCATGCACAGTCGGGACTGGGCTTGCCAATGCACGACGAATCACTCTAATCGCAGCAAACAGCATCACAATTGCCACAATCATAAAGAATCCACACAGTGCAGCGTTGATTTGATTCGACATTGCAACAGTCTGCATTTCAGCAACAGTTTTTGCTGGTGCTAAAATTTCATTTTTTGCAATTGCATTGTTAAAGCGTTCAGCTTGCGCCAAGAAACCAATTTTTGGGTTTTCGTGGAAAATTTTCTGCCAGCCCGCTGTCATACAGGTTACCAACAAGAAAATGGTCGGAATAATCGTAA
This DNA window, taken from Acinetobacter sp. WCHA55, encodes the following:
- a CDS encoding DUF58 domain-containing protein, coding for MLWQNWINKRFQFKAEKQLTQKDVLVFIYQQGYLYVVLIFITFIAGVNYANNLILAFCFLISAVLCMSFYLTFKQLHGLSIDLVLPEIGQVESTLQLQMHFKQYSSQPRYLWLAYADHIEQLFIHDSHQVVDLNFFPKERGQFSFPEIKIYSTYPFGLVRAWSYFFIQKTLWIAPKAKSLVAENKQQQHSFEPDMDEFRELRNFKEGDSLQAVSWKQVAQGHGLFIKVFEQHQDQHSLEIHYAHMPSPSHEEKLSLMMGLVEQCEQLQYAYALYLPHTELAKGIGREHYLQAQLLLAQA
- a CDS encoding transglutaminaseTgpA domain-containing protein, with product MHSSIRIAIVLTLILIWGTQLSFSPVLLSVIFAICIGCLWYFMKPMGNHFPKWAIYILTLASLAVTFWSYQSFLGVEAGVAVLSIFLFAKALETKTQRDVIILFNFALFVAASMFLHSQSFMTAVMVLLCLLSCLLGLYRVQTSFFVSQNSSSLALKQDAKHVIKFVGLALPFFVLLFMFFPRLPPLWHIPIPENKAVTGMSDSMSPGDIAQLSQSSHLAFRIIGDVSQLPKRSELYWRAMVLDQYDGQKWTSSFINQQSIANETLGQISASKKWNYQYLPADAAIPWIMGLEYSQPLERRYQLRQDWSIQAYRQVQRVEPISLQWMGNVQLTQTKLSNVQRSINLKAPEQIDLKAQQFAQQLFKQSNANPNRYIQNVLQWYRNNGFSYTLQPGLLGQNRIDEFLFQSKQGFCEHYASSFAMLMRYVGIPARIVVGYQGGQPSPDEKSWEVRQLDAHAWTEVFVGGRWKRYDPTAMIAPQRIEQGMQDLMIQDVSVWGESSGWNAQRYSVFNKMRIWSDYASYQWQSKVVGYNAETQRGWLQKLGLQSSYSLVLLIMISIGGLVLLYWWVIFWRKRAQISEYDLAILHFSKCLTAEQRKQNAETVNQWLLRLAREVKPEQQVLFKRAAAFYQQMRYSNTLNSKNIQQFKRMLKTCASVLKDKRKFLSK
- a CDS encoding YbdD/YjiX family protein; protein product: MNLKFAKSGKTMIYKIIKMTVMSQKDLILNPKNWSRIATLWQRLQQSFRLMVGVPDYPNYLEHMKKHHPDLEAMDAKTFYRHCVDARYPSATNGMKKCPC
- a CDS encoding ISNCY family transposase, with the translated sequence MSDKELKRLSVLQEICDQRITQSQAAQLLHISERQIRRLLQKYKAQGPSALAHAGRGQISNSKLPEELRLKCLNIVSDQLHGFGPTLAHEKLTTVHGFDLSVETLRSWMIAADLWMPRSKRLKRPYQPRYNRDCFGELIQIDGSHHDWFEGRAAKCCLLVFIDDATGKLQHLRFCESESTFDYMISTRLYVEQHGKPLAFYSDKHSVFRVNQSSKKDTKITQFGRVLSTLNIDIIFANSPQAKGRVERANRTLQDRLIKEMRLKGICSIEQANVWLPCFIEEFNQKFAKMAFNPKNLHRSITETAEELDDIFTWREPRRVTNSLTITYDKCVYLLENTEENQRLIGKYLEFLEYPDGTVAIMHNSRKINYSLFDKLSQLNQREIVENKRLGAVLNHIQQQHEELEQQNKRNRSQKMPSRRAQKTAIQERNLNPVLDLEMSI
- a CDS encoding AAA family ATPase, giving the protein MFWGKEKTVETQQHSMLDESQLSVFYPKIQEFLNQVNQIVLDKNQQTQLALCSLLAGGHILFEDLPGLGKTTLASSLAHLAGLQFKRIQFTNDMLASDVIGVNMFNQKEHLFEFKQGPIFTQILLADEINRCSPKTQSALLEAMEEGVVTIDASRYVLPQPFWVIATQNPLFQSGTYALPESQLDRFLMRLSLGYPSRQAEKALLQQQSRHDLIQQLMTVFSEQDILALQTLVSQIYLCEEVLDYILDLAAETRKGRHGLSTRGVLALKKAAQAYALVKARAFVTPDDVQAVFVAVTAHRIGLGETETEQLMKQVKVR
- a CDS encoding 2-dehydropantoate 2-reductase — translated: MKIYIYGAGSIGCYLGGSLVAAGSDVTFITRPRIQTELSQFGLVLTDYLGKKIKLAPHQLKLTTDPTHAVDADVIFICVKSAATEQVAHELKEYLGAKTPLIISFQNGLNNVPILKRVLQGPMILEGMVPFNVATQEAGHYHQGTSGALSVKQYPNQKLLENAFQKAGLEIVFEKDMLGVQWAKLLLNLNNSINALSKKPLKEQLSIRKYRQCVAMAQQEALELLDCAKIKPAKLTAVPTHLIPKLLSLPNSLFKVLSRKMLAIDPLARSSMQDDLIAGRPTEVDWINGEVLKLAEQCGRQAPINARLIELIKQAEKSSPSFSMSADALNDLLKSAAKQ